From a single Adhaeribacter swui genomic region:
- a CDS encoding FecCD family ABC transporter permease has translation MTKKLSIYFLLLALLFIGLAAGLSVGSFNTSLTDVKDAILNYDASNASHFAIVQLRLPRLVLAFLVGGSLAFCGYLMQAMVNNPLADPYILGTASGASLGASLSISGLLATTWGAIYLPPFFALVGAFGVTVLVIALGYRKGQIIPAQLLLAGIAVSSLLTALVSLLTFLSGSESNIKSILFWSMGDFGRANWEYLPYPAIALILGLLLFRFQMKELNALLLGSERAQTLGVHVVRTRWLILVTVAVLCGFSVALAGSVGFVGIIIPHVTRALLGITYKNNLLICAWLGGIFLVGCDILSRFIYPPAGLPIGIITSFFGVPFFVYLLLKKQYYFS, from the coding sequence TTGACGAAAAAACTAAGCATCTATTTTTTGTTATTAGCCTTGCTCTTCATTGGGTTAGCAGCGGGTTTATCGGTGGGTAGTTTTAATACTTCGCTTACCGATGTAAAAGACGCTATTTTAAATTACGATGCCAGTAATGCTTCTCATTTTGCCATTGTGCAATTGCGTTTGCCCCGCTTGGTTCTGGCTTTTTTGGTGGGCGGCTCTTTAGCCTTTTGCGGGTATTTAATGCAGGCCATGGTTAATAACCCTTTAGCCGACCCTTATATTTTAGGTACCGCGTCCGGTGCCAGCCTGGGGGCTTCGCTCAGTATTTCGGGCTTATTGGCTACTACCTGGGGGGCTATTTACCTGCCGCCTTTTTTTGCCTTAGTGGGCGCTTTTGGCGTAACTGTTTTGGTTATTGCTTTAGGTTACCGTAAAGGGCAAATAATACCGGCGCAGTTATTATTAGCCGGCATTGCGGTCAGTTCACTTTTAACGGCTTTGGTTAGCTTATTAACTTTTTTATCCGGCTCCGAGAGTAACATCAAATCTATTTTATTTTGGTCGATGGGCGATTTTGGCCGGGCCAATTGGGAGTATTTACCTTATCCAGCGATTGCCCTAATATTGGGGCTATTATTGTTCCGGTTTCAGATGAAAGAATTAAATGCTTTATTGCTGGGCTCCGAGCGGGCGCAAACCTTAGGAGTGCATGTCGTTCGAACACGCTGGCTTATTTTAGTTACTGTTGCGGTATTATGTGGCTTTTCGGTAGCTTTAGCGGGTTCAGTGGGGTTTGTAGGCATTATTATTCCGCATGTAACCCGGGCCTTATTAGGAATTACGTACAAAAATAACCTCTTAATATGTGCTTGGCTGGGCGGTATATTTCTGGTGGGCTGCGATATTTTATCGCGGTTTATTTATCCGCCGGCCGGTTTGCCAATTGGGATTATAACTTCGTTCTTTGGGGTGCCTTTTTTCGTATATTTGCTTCTGAAAAAGCAATATTATTTTAGCTAA
- a CDS encoding ABC transporter substrate-binding protein, translating into MPLLLFRLNRVVSWPGFLFLLLGLVVMGCQSDAKNKRLPQVEYISVTDDLGRKLKIPRYPKRIMALAPSTTEMLFAVCDESQIIARTQNCDYPEQVKEKPVVNNYPMDYETLVKLKPDIIFTVHGITPPEVAARIQELGIPVYFQTFEKVTDIFDRLRDIGRLVHRDAYALYYSDSLQKQLKTIVRQKKRPAYKPKVLAITWNDPIYVYGRNTIFTDKLHLIGAENAVTEVMAQPFPALTREYILKINPDVIIGGSFGKMDSTFFKQYPELKRVTAYQTRQIYEATDDLMSRPSPRVVESVRELQSFLKF; encoded by the coding sequence ATGCCGTTATTGTTGTTCCGATTAAACCGGGTTGTAAGCTGGCCCGGATTCTTATTTTTACTTTTAGGTTTGGTGGTTATGGGTTGCCAATCCGATGCGAAGAACAAGCGATTACCCCAGGTAGAATACATTTCGGTAACCGATGATTTAGGCCGAAAATTAAAAATTCCGCGTTATCCGAAACGCATTATGGCTTTGGCGCCGTCTACCACCGAAATGTTGTTTGCGGTGTGCGACGAAAGCCAGATTATTGCCCGCACGCAAAATTGCGATTATCCGGAGCAGGTAAAAGAAAAGCCGGTGGTAAACAATTACCCCATGGATTATGAAACGCTGGTGAAGTTAAAGCCGGATATTATTTTTACGGTGCATGGCATTACCCCCCCGGAAGTAGCCGCCCGCATTCAGGAACTGGGAATTCCCGTTTATTTTCAGACTTTCGAGAAAGTAACTGATATATTTGACCGGTTGCGCGATATTGGCCGCCTGGTGCACCGCGATGCCTATGCTTTGTACTACAGCGATTCGTTGCAAAAACAGCTTAAAACTATTGTCCGGCAAAAAAAACGCCCCGCATATAAACCCAAAGTTTTGGCCATAACCTGGAACGATCCTATTTACGTGTACGGCCGCAATACTATTTTTACTGATAAATTACACTTAATCGGGGCCGAGAATGCTGTTACGGAAGTAATGGCGCAGCCTTTTCCGGCTTTAACCCGGGAGTATATTTTAAAAATTAACCCCGATGTAATTATTGGCGGTTCTTTCGGAAAAATGGACAGTACTTTTTTTAAACAATACCCCGAACTAAAACGGGTTACGGCGTACCAAACCCGCCAGATTTACGAGGCCACCGACGATTTAATGTCGCGGCCCAGTCCGCGGGTGGTCGAGTCGGTTCGTGAACTGCAATCTTTCCTTAAATTTTGA
- the rfaD gene encoding ADP-glyceromanno-heptose 6-epimerase, whose protein sequence is MIIVTGAAGFIGSCLVSRLNADNFNDIVVVDNFSIAKKENNLRGKKIKRYVDRNDLFDWLAENYEEVEFIFHLGARTDTTEINKDVFDLLNLNYSKKIWEACCEYQIPLVYASSAATYGAGKLGYDDDEAILPLLNPLNAYGESKHDFDKWVLQQTAKPFFWAGLKFFNVYGPNEYHKGRMASVIFHAFNQINENGRLKLFRSHHPDFKDGEQMRDFVYVKDVVEVCYFLMHLRQHSGIYNLGSGKARTFLDLAFNTFTAMNKGINIDFVDTPLVIRDNYQYFTEANMQKLKSIGFTRPFYTLEEGITDYVQQYLIPNKYL, encoded by the coding sequence ATGATAATAGTAACCGGTGCGGCAGGTTTTATAGGTTCTTGTTTGGTGAGCAGGCTTAATGCCGACAACTTCAACGATATTGTGGTGGTAGATAATTTTTCGATCGCTAAAAAAGAAAACAACTTACGCGGCAAAAAAATTAAAAGGTACGTAGACCGTAACGATTTATTTGATTGGCTGGCCGAAAACTACGAAGAAGTAGAATTTATTTTTCATTTGGGTGCCCGCACCGATACCACCGAAATCAACAAAGATGTTTTTGATTTATTAAATTTAAATTATTCTAAAAAAATCTGGGAAGCCTGCTGCGAGTACCAGATTCCGTTGGTGTACGCCTCGTCGGCGGCTACGTACGGCGCCGGTAAATTAGGCTACGACGACGATGAAGCCATTCTGCCTTTGTTAAACCCGTTAAATGCTTACGGTGAATCGAAGCATGATTTTGATAAATGGGTTTTGCAGCAAACGGCTAAACCGTTTTTCTGGGCTGGTTTAAAGTTTTTTAACGTGTATGGCCCCAACGAGTACCACAAAGGCCGCATGGCTTCGGTTATTTTTCACGCTTTTAACCAGATTAACGAGAATGGCCGATTAAAACTTTTCCGGTCGCACCACCCCGATTTTAAAGACGGCGAACAAATGCGCGATTTTGTGTATGTAAAAGACGTGGTGGAGGTTTGTTATTTTCTGATGCATTTGCGCCAGCATTCCGGCATTTATAATTTAGGCAGCGGCAAGGCGCGCACCTTCCTGGATTTAGCTTTTAATACCTTTACCGCCATGAACAAAGGCATTAACATTGACTTTGTAGATACCCCGCTGGTAATCCGAGATAATTATCAATATTTTACGGAAGCCAACATGCAAAAATTAAAAAGCATCGGTTTTACCCGACCATTTTACACCCTCGAAGAAGGCATAACGGATTATGTGCAGCAGTACTTAATCCCGAATAAATATCTCTAG
- a CDS encoding DHA2 family efflux MFS transporter permease subunit — translation MPETGLKKWVITITVITASLLELIDTTIVNVSIPQMQGNLGATLEDIAWITTGYGVANVIILPMSGWLGSYFGRKNYFLGSIILFTIASFLCGNATSLEELIIFRILQGLAGGGLISTAQAILLETWPPEQVGTATALFGLGAVVGPTIGPTIGGYITDNFAWPWIFYVNIPVGAVAAFATYTFVRETPREGKGNPIDWWGIALLAVAVGSLQTVLEKGESEDWFATPYIIVLTAASVIGTILFIWREKTYKHPIVNFKIMRHRSFSVGMFTSFVLGLGLYGSMFVFPVFCQSLLGFTAQQTGELLLPGGLFTIFMMPFVGKMLQRGVPAQFMATVGMFLYFVFSQMLIGSSLASGTQDFFWPLAIRGIGMALLFVPLTTLAIQDLKGKEVGQGTGLNNMMRQLGGSFGIALLTTLIHVRSGVHRSNLLVNINEYNPAFLQRFQGMMQNFTAKGYTFLEAQKAAYKAIEGMVIKQTMLLSYIDAYWVSGMIMLCSIPLLYLQKFKKNVKLPVDAH, via the coding sequence ATGCCAGAAACCGGATTAAAAAAGTGGGTAATTACCATTACGGTAATTACCGCTTCCCTGCTGGAGCTTATAGATACTACCATCGTAAATGTATCTATTCCGCAAATGCAGGGTAACTTGGGAGCCACTCTCGAAGATATTGCCTGGATTACTACCGGTTACGGCGTAGCCAACGTAATTATTCTGCCCATGTCGGGTTGGTTAGGCAGTTACTTTGGCCGGAAGAACTATTTTTTAGGCTCTATTATTTTGTTCACCATTGCCTCTTTTTTGTGCGGTAATGCTACAAGTCTGGAGGAGTTAATTATTTTCCGGATTTTGCAGGGTTTAGCCGGCGGCGGATTAATTTCTACGGCGCAAGCTATTTTATTAGAAACCTGGCCACCGGAACAAGTAGGTACCGCCACCGCTTTATTTGGTTTAGGCGCAGTAGTGGGCCCTACCATTGGCCCAACTATTGGCGGTTACATTACCGATAATTTTGCCTGGCCCTGGATATTTTACGTGAATATACCCGTTGGCGCAGTGGCTGCCTTTGCTACCTACACCTTTGTGCGCGAAACGCCCCGCGAAGGAAAAGGAAACCCCATTGATTGGTGGGGTATTGCTTTATTAGCGGTTGCTGTAGGTAGTCTGCAAACGGTGTTGGAAAAAGGCGAATCAGAAGATTGGTTTGCGACACCATACATTATTGTTTTAACAGCTGCTTCGGTAATTGGTACCATTTTGTTTATATGGCGCGAAAAAACGTACAAGCACCCCATCGTAAATTTTAAAATTATGCGCCACCGGAGTTTCAGCGTAGGTATGTTTACTTCGTTTGTGCTGGGCTTAGGTTTATACGGGTCGATGTTTGTGTTTCCGGTGTTTTGCCAAAGCTTATTGGGTTTTACGGCGCAACAAACCGGGGAACTCTTATTACCCGGCGGGCTATTTACCATTTTTATGATGCCTTTTGTGGGTAAAATGCTGCAACGCGGCGTACCGGCCCAGTTTATGGCTACCGTAGGTATGTTTTTGTACTTTGTATTTTCCCAAATGCTTATCGGGTCGTCGCTGGCTTCGGGTACCCAGGATTTTTTCTGGCCATTGGCTATCCGGGGTATTGGTATGGCCTTGCTGTTTGTGCCTTTAACTACCCTGGCAATTCAGGATTTAAAAGGCAAAGAAGTAGGGCAGGGCACCGGCTTAAACAACATGATGCGGCAATTGGGCGGCTCATTCGGGATTGCTTTACTTACTACGTTAATTCACGTGCGCTCCGGAGTGCACCGCAGTAATTTGCTGGTAAATATAAACGAATACAATCCGGCCTTTTTGCAGCGTTTTCAGGGGATGATGCAGAATTTTACTGCCAAAGGTTATACGTTTTTAGAGGCGCAAAAAGCAGCTTATAAAGCCATTGAAGGTATGGTAATTAAACAAACCATGCTCTTATCGTACATTGATGCGTACTGGGTTTCCGGGATGATTATGTTATGTTCTATTCCGTTGTTGTATTTACAGAAATTTAAAAAGAACGTGAAGCTGCCCGTAGATGCGCATTAG
- a CDS encoding HlyD family secretion protein: protein METEVIEKKKKKKSNKVIPIILGLVLLGGAIFGIREYIYFSKHVDTDDAQIDGDISPVVARVGGYVQEINFEENQPVKEGQVVVKLDDRDLRIRLEQAEAARRGTSANINVSQAQITATAANLTSAKANIQAAEARLWKATQDYNRYANLIQDGSITQQQFDQAKAERDAAAANLEAAKGQYRAANQQVGTTRSQLVATTTGIDQRQADIDFAKLQLSYAEVKAPASGIASKKNVQKGQLVQAGQSLFSIVNENSLYITANFKETQLERLRSGQKVNVEVDAFPEEKVMGEIYNFSPATGAKFSLLPPDNATGNFVKVVQRVPVKIKINTSKEIMDQLRPGMSVRVSVITED from the coding sequence ATGGAGACAGAAGTAATCGAAAAAAAGAAAAAGAAAAAATCAAATAAAGTAATTCCTATTATCCTGGGCTTAGTGCTGTTGGGAGGTGCCATTTTCGGCATTCGGGAGTACATCTATTTTAGCAAACACGTAGATACCGACGATGCGCAGATTGACGGCGATATCAGCCCGGTAGTAGCCCGGGTGGGCGGTTACGTGCAAGAAATTAATTTTGAAGAAAACCAACCCGTTAAAGAAGGTCAGGTAGTAGTTAAGTTAGACGACCGGGATTTACGGATAAGATTAGAGCAAGCCGAAGCCGCCCGCCGGGGTACCAGCGCCAACATTAACGTGTCGCAGGCGCAAATTACGGCCACGGCTGCTAACCTTACCAGCGCCAAAGCCAATATCCAAGCCGCCGAAGCCCGGCTCTGGAAAGCCACGCAGGATTATAATCGCTACGCCAACTTAATTCAGGACGGATCTATTACCCAGCAACAATTTGACCAGGCCAAAGCTGAGCGCGATGCCGCCGCCGCTAACCTGGAAGCCGCCAAAGGCCAATACCGGGCTGCCAACCAGCAGGTAGGTACTACGCGTTCGCAACTAGTTGCAACTACTACCGGCATAGACCAGCGCCAGGCTGATATTGATTTTGCGAAACTGCAATTATCTTACGCCGAAGTTAAAGCCCCTGCCTCAGGTATTGCTTCTAAAAAGAATGTGCAGAAAGGCCAGTTAGTGCAAGCCGGACAAAGCTTATTTTCTATTGTAAACGAGAACAGCCTGTACATTACCGCCAATTTTAAAGAAACGCAACTGGAAAGATTACGGTCCGGCCAGAAAGTGAACGTGGAAGTAGATGCTTTTCCGGAAGAAAAAGTAATGGGCGAGATTTATAACTTTTCGCCGGCTACCGGCGCTAAGTTTTCTTTGCTTCCTCCCGATAATGCTACCGGTAACTTCGTGAAAGTGGTGCAGCGGGTACCCGTAAAAATTAAAATTAATACCAGCAAAGAAATTATGGACCAGTTACGCCCCGGAATGAGCGTACGGGTTTCCGTTATAACAGAGGATTAA
- a CDS encoding TolC family protein codes for MKLNFFCLPEPKQAFWYRSLWVVIFLNFHVLVAPAQDQNAKVLSLSEAIDLGVRNSKNLKLAQSKIDQAISRYNQAQDSRLPTGSVSYTYNHAEILTNKVQLTPEAEPFYLPKHANAAIGTAGLQEIIFAGNKLRYARESTQLLTEIARLDAEKDQEDIVYNITNAYYNLYKLQQSKKVVEQNLQAIDRQIKQAQRFFEQGIVTKNDVLRFQLQRSNVELSRVDLETNRKIVVYNLDILLGLPENTDIQTEQLAPATNQTPALATFMESALANRQELKSLALNGQVADLNIKSLKADVQPSVLVGANAYYLNFKGPFLPQANGFLAPVTAGATIAWNFDKLWLNKNKVSEARIQKTQVDINRDLATDQVKTEVNQNYQNYVKALERITILETAIAQAQENDRTTASQYQNKVATAIERVDAQTELYQAQINLELARADAEIAYYTLLKSTGKISQK; via the coding sequence ATGAAGTTAAACTTTTTCTGTTTGCCAGAGCCGAAACAAGCTTTCTGGTATCGCAGTTTGTGGGTGGTTATTTTTTTAAATTTCCACGTTTTAGTGGCGCCTGCCCAGGATCAAAATGCTAAAGTACTTTCTTTATCCGAAGCCATTGATTTAGGGGTCCGGAATAGCAAAAATTTAAAATTAGCCCAATCCAAAATTGATCAGGCTATCTCGCGGTATAACCAGGCCCAGGATAGCCGTTTGCCCACCGGCAGCGTAAGTTATACCTACAACCACGCCGAAATTTTAACCAATAAAGTGCAGTTAACGCCCGAAGCGGAGCCGTTTTACCTGCCGAAGCACGCCAATGCGGCTATTGGTACGGCCGGTTTACAGGAGATTATTTTTGCCGGTAACAAACTACGCTACGCCCGCGAAAGTACCCAGTTGCTTACCGAAATAGCCCGACTGGATGCCGAAAAAGACCAGGAAGATATTGTATACAACATTACCAATGCGTACTACAACTTATATAAGCTGCAACAAAGCAAAAAAGTAGTAGAGCAAAACCTGCAAGCCATTGATCGGCAAATAAAGCAGGCACAGCGGTTTTTTGAGCAAGGTATTGTTACCAAAAACGATGTATTGCGCTTTCAACTGCAACGCAGCAATGTAGAGCTCTCGCGGGTTGATTTAGAAACCAACCGCAAGATTGTGGTTTATAACCTAGACATTTTATTGGGCTTGCCCGAAAATACCGATATACAAACCGAACAACTTGCCCCGGCTACTAACCAAACTCCGGCTTTAGCTACTTTTATGGAATCGGCTTTAGCAAACCGGCAGGAATTAAAATCATTGGCACTAAACGGCCAGGTAGCCGATTTAAACATTAAATCTTTAAAAGCAGATGTGCAGCCATCGGTGCTGGTAGGGGCCAATGCTTATTATTTAAATTTTAAAGGTCCGTTTCTGCCGCAAGCCAATGGCTTTTTAGCGCCCGTAACTGCCGGGGCCACCATTGCCTGGAATTTTGATAAACTCTGGCTCAACAAAAATAAAGTGAGCGAAGCCCGCATTCAGAAAACCCAGGTAGATATTAACCGCGACCTGGCTACGGACCAGGTGAAAACCGAAGTAAACCAGAATTACCAGAACTACGTGAAAGCTTTGGAACGCATTACCATTCTGGAAACTGCCATTGCCCAGGCGCAGGAAAACGATCGGACTACTGCCTCGCAGTATCAGAATAAAGTGGCTACAGCCATTGAACGGGTAGATGCCCAAACCGAGCTGTACCAGGCGCAAATAAACTTAGAATTAGCCCGTGCCGACGCCGAAATCGCTTATTATACCTTATTAAAATCAACCGGAAAAATCTCGCAAAAATAA
- a CDS encoding TetR/AcrR family transcriptional regulator, with amino-acid sequence MKQDKKEYILEVAERVFSELGYEGASTRYLATEAGVNMAMLNYYFGSKDGLLKAVLERRINVLRQALLAIKEKPISAWEKLMQAVDVYLERVLKNNGFHRLIQRELSLNQRPEITQTITEQVLQNTKVLKDIIQEGIDDGSFRPVDAEMTIASILGTKYYISNSSHISSRLLQVDLTGENVMEVLKPRMKHFLQDFLQAYLLKK; translated from the coding sequence GTGAAGCAAGATAAAAAAGAATATATCTTGGAAGTGGCAGAAAGGGTTTTTAGTGAATTGGGCTACGAAGGGGCTTCTACCCGCTATTTAGCCACGGAAGCCGGCGTTAATATGGCCATGCTTAATTATTATTTCGGCTCTAAAGATGGTTTACTAAAAGCTGTTCTGGAACGCCGGATTAATGTTTTGCGCCAGGCTTTACTGGCTATTAAAGAAAAGCCTATTTCTGCCTGGGAAAAGTTAATGCAAGCCGTTGATGTTTACCTGGAACGCGTATTAAAAAATAATGGCTTTCACCGGTTAATACAACGGGAGTTATCTTTAAACCAACGCCCCGAGATTACGCAAACCATTACCGAACAAGTACTGCAAAATACCAAGGTTTTAAAAGACATTATTCAGGAAGGTATTGACGATGGCTCGTTCCGGCCCGTGGATGCAGAAATGACGATTGCCAGCATATTAGGTACTAAATACTACATCTCTAACTCTTCTCATATTTCGTCGCGGCTGTTACAAGTAGACCTTACCGGTGAAAACGTAATGGAAGTTTTAAAACCCCGCATGAAACATTTTTTACAGGATTTTTTACAAGCTTATTTATTAAAAAAATGA
- a CDS encoding FKBP-type peptidyl-prolyl cis-trans isomerase, whose translation MAFKNNKEKISYIIGRDMAANFQKQGLEIDPEIFLLGFKEATAGQQSQISPSDAQSAMMELQQLMASRQNAVASRQGEINLKEGEAFLAENKDKAGVVALPSGLQYEVLQEGSGKSPSKNDSVTTHYHGTLLDGTVFDSSYERGEPATFPVNGVIAGWTEALQKMKEGDKWRLYIPSNLAYGTRGAGGDIGPNATLIFDVELLSVN comes from the coding sequence ATGGCTTTTAAAAACAATAAAGAAAAAATCAGTTACATTATTGGCCGCGACATGGCCGCCAATTTTCAGAAACAAGGCTTAGAGATAGATCCGGAAATATTTTTGCTCGGGTTTAAAGAAGCCACGGCGGGCCAGCAATCGCAAATCAGTCCCAGCGATGCTCAATCGGCCATGATGGAGTTGCAGCAATTAATGGCTAGCCGGCAAAACGCGGTGGCCAGCCGGCAAGGTGAAATAAACTTAAAAGAAGGCGAAGCATTTTTAGCCGAAAATAAAGATAAAGCCGGTGTAGTTGCTTTACCAAGTGGTTTACAGTACGAGGTATTACAGGAAGGTTCCGGAAAATCGCCTTCGAAGAATGATTCGGTTACTACCCACTACCACGGCACTTTACTCGACGGCACCGTTTTCGATTCGTCGTATGAGCGCGGCGAACCGGCTACTTTCCCGGTAAATGGCGTTATTGCCGGCTGGACCGAGGCCCTGCAAAAAATGAAAGAAGGCGACAAATGGCGGTTATACATTCCGTCTAATTTGGCCTACGGCACCCGCGGCGCCGGCGGCGATATCGGACCCAACGCCACGCTTATTTTTGATGTAGAATTATTATCCGTTAACTAA
- a CDS encoding dihydroorotase: MKTFLIKNAQVVNEGQIFTADVFVQDGRIARIAAELNEPADEVIDATGKYLLPGVIDDQVHFRDPGLKHKADLYTESRAAVAGGVTSFMEMPNTVPNTITQELLEEKYALAAEKSLANYSFFMGATNDNLAEVLLTNPNTVCGIKIFMGSSTGNMLVDEQSTLEQIFEKAQLLIAVHCEDEQTIRDNMTLYEEKYGDAIPVSCHPEIRSEAACFKSSYLATKLAKKYGTRLHILHISTEEELALFQNDIPLAEKKITAELCVHHLYFDKTDYETLGTQIKCNPAIKEARHKKALLEGLLDNRLDIIATDHAPHTWDEKQNIYKKSPSGVPLVQHSLQTMLEFYREGKITLERLVEKMCHAPAICFQVRHRGFIREGYYADLVLVDLNQTETVSKENIYYKCQWSPFEGKTFHSKITHSFVSGHLAYVNGQFNETKLGERLLFDRQKS; encoded by the coding sequence ATGAAAACCTTTCTGATTAAAAATGCTCAGGTTGTAAACGAAGGTCAGATTTTTACGGCCGATGTGTTCGTTCAAGATGGCCGGATTGCCCGGATTGCCGCCGAGCTAAACGAGCCTGCGGATGAAGTAATTGATGCTACCGGTAAATATTTACTACCCGGCGTGATTGATGACCAGGTGCATTTCCGGGACCCAGGATTAAAGCATAAAGCCGATTTGTATACCGAATCAAGGGCGGCGGTAGCCGGAGGGGTTACTTCTTTCATGGAAATGCCCAATACCGTACCCAATACCATAACCCAGGAACTGCTGGAAGAAAAATATGCGCTGGCCGCCGAAAAATCGTTGGCGAATTACTCGTTTTTTATGGGCGCTACCAACGACAACCTGGCCGAGGTGCTACTTACTAACCCCAATACTGTTTGCGGCATAAAAATATTTATGGGCTCATCTACGGGGAATATGCTCGTGGATGAGCAATCTACTTTAGAGCAAATTTTTGAAAAGGCTCAGTTGTTAATTGCGGTGCACTGCGAAGACGAGCAAACCATTCGCGATAACATGACCTTGTACGAAGAAAAATACGGCGATGCTATTCCGGTAAGTTGCCATCCGGAAATCCGGAGCGAGGCGGCTTGTTTTAAATCATCGTACCTGGCTACGAAACTGGCGAAAAAATACGGCACCCGTTTGCATATCCTTCATATTTCTACGGAAGAAGAGCTGGCTTTATTTCAAAATGATATTCCGCTGGCCGAAAAAAAAATTACCGCTGAATTATGCGTGCACCACTTGTATTTTGATAAAACCGATTACGAAACTTTGGGTACGCAGATAAAGTGCAACCCCGCCATAAAAGAAGCCCGCCACAAAAAAGCGTTGCTGGAAGGTTTACTGGATAACCGTTTAGACATTATTGCCACCGACCACGCGCCGCATACCTGGGACGAAAAACAAAATATTTACAAAAAATCGCCATCGGGGGTGCCGTTGGTGCAGCACTCTTTGCAAACCATGCTGGAGTTTTACCGCGAAGGTAAAATAACTTTAGAGCGCCTGGTAGAGAAAATGTGCCACGCACCGGCTATCTGCTTTCAGGTACGCCACCGCGGTTTTATCCGGGAAGGTTACTACGCTGATTTAGTGTTGGTTGATTTAAACCAAACCGAAACGGTGAGCAAAGAGAATATTTACTATAAATGCCAATGGTCGCCGTTCGAAGGCAAAACATTTCATTCAAAAATAACGCACAGTTTTGTTTCGGGGCATTTAGCGTATGTGAACGGGCAGTTCAACGAAACTAAATTAGGCGAGCGCTTATTATTTGATCGGCAAAAAAGTTAG